One stretch of Malus domestica chromosome 14, GDT2T_hap1 DNA includes these proteins:
- the LOC103455075 gene encoding pachytene checkpoint protein 2 homolog, translating to MSAPSPMDVSMQNPQDVDVPDQNGAVAIDSAPSPILPQDKVLVSVEVSLKPSSTARADDVRSAVERMLEKRSLSYTDGPVPVPLDDQFLTENVQRICICDTDEWVQNHDILLFWQVKPVVHVFQLSEEGACEDVSGDGQPSTFNEWILPANEFDGLWESLIYESGLKQRLVRYAASALLFTEKGVNPFLVSWNRIVLLHGPPGTGKTSLCKALAQKLSIRFNSRYPQCQLIEVNAHSLFSKWFSESGKLVANLFSKIQEMVEEESNLVFVLIDEVESLAAARKAALSGSEPSDSIRVVNALLTQLDKLKSAPNVIILTTSNITAAIDIAFVDRADIKAYVGPPTLQARYEILRSCLHELIRTGILSHLEDCDSMLPNFASLREKLNMPEVQDAQTPLHLCKQLFETAEACEGLSGRSLRKLPFLAHAALANPYGCDPSKFLSTMTDTARRERSELPD from the exons CCATGGACGTCTCTATGCAAAACCCCCAAGACGTCGATGTCCCAGACCAAAACGGCGCCGTCGCAATAGACTCAGCTCCTTCTCCCATTCTTCCCCAAGACAAAGTCCTCGTTTCAG TGGAAGTCAGCCTCAAGCCCTCCAGCACAGCTCGGGCTGACGATGTGCGGTCTGCTGTAGAGAG AATGCTTGAAAAGAGGAGTCTGAGCTACACTGACGGACCTGTGCCGGTGCCGCTTGATGATCAGTTTCTGACAGAAAATGTGCAAAGAATCTGTATTTGTGACACGG atgaGTGGGTGCAAAACCATGACATCCTTTTGTTCTGGCAAGTGAAGCCTGTTGTGCATGTTTTTCAG CTTAGCGAAGAGGGAGCATGTGAGGATGTAAGTGGGGATGGACAACCTTCCACCTTCAACGAATGGATTCTTCCTGCAAATGAATTCGATGGCTTGTGGGAAAG TTTAATTTATGAATCAGGTCTCAAGCAAAGGTTGGTGCGGTATGCGGCTAGTGCATTGCTTTTCACTGAGAAGGGCGTCAATCCTTTCCTTGTGTCATGGAATCG CATTGTTCTTTTACATGGACCTCCAGGGACTGGAAAAACTTCTCTATGTAAAGCGCTGGCTCAAAAACTATCCATTCGGTTTAACTCCAG ATACCCACAATGCCAGTTGATTGAAGTTAATGCACATTCTTTGTTCAGTAAATGGTTCTCTGAGAGTGGCAAGTTG GTTGCAAATCTTTTCTCAAAAATTCAGGAGATGGTAGAGGAGGAAAGCAATCTGGTATTTGTTTTGATTG ATGAAGTTGAAAGCCTTGCTGCTGCTAGAAAAGCTGCTTTATCTGGCTCCGAACCTTCAGATTCTATTCGG GTAGTGAATGCGCTACTAACTCAGCTGGATAAATTGAAATCAGCACCAAATGTTATAATTCTGACAACATCCAACATAACTGCTGCTATTG ATATTGCGTTTGTTGATCGAGCTGATATCAAAGCATATGTTGGTCCCCCAACTTTGCAAGCGCGTTATGAAATCCTAAGATCCTGCTTGCATGAGCTTATACGAACAGGAATTTTATCACATCTAGAG GATTGTGATAGCATGCTTCCTAACTTTGCTAGCTTGAGAGAGAAATTGAATATGCCTGAGGTACAAGATGCCCAGACACCACTACACCTGTGTAAACAATTGTTCGAAACTGCAGAAGCATGCGAG GGATTGAGTGGGCGATCCTTAAGAAAGCTTCCGTTCCTAGCACATGCGGCTCTTGCAAATCCTTACGGTTGCGACCCTAGCAAGTTCTTGAGTACAATGACAGATACGGCTAGGAGGGAGCGTTCTGAGCTACCTGACTGA